The Pseudomonadota bacterium genomic sequence ACAGCCCCGCTCACTGCGCAGGCCCTGCGCGACCAGGTCAGCCTGAGCCGCGCCTCGTCTGGGGGGTCGCAAGATGAGCACTCGGTCGTGAGCCGCCTGGCCGGCGCGGCCATCGGCGCATCGGTGGGCTCAGGCGTGGGGAGCTTCATCGGCGGCCTGGTCGGCCCCGGCGGCATGGTGGTCGGCGCGGTGGTTGGCGGATGCTACGGCATCTCCACCGGCTGGAAGTACGGGTTTGCCACCACGGCCCTCACCTACATCGGCGCATCAATCGGTGCCACCGCGGGCGCAGCCGCTGCCGGGCCCTTGGGCGCGCTGGCAGGCGGCGTCGCCGGCGGCTACCTCGGCTACAAGCTCGCGAACTGAGGCCCGCGTCAGGACGCGGCGCCTGGCCGCCATGCGTGCATGATGAGATCGGCCAGCTCCACGTACTGAAGCGCCCGCTTGTGCGTGCTCTCGAGCACCACAGGCGGGGCTACGCCCGCCTCGAAGGCCTCGACCCAGCGCGTCACGCACAGACACCACTGATCGCCCGGCTTGAGCCCGGGGAACCGCCACTCGGGCCGGGGGGTGGACAGGTCGTTTCCACGCGATCGGCTGAACGCGAGGAAATCGGCCGATACCCGCGCACAGACGATGTGCGTGCCGAAGTCGTCTTCATTGGTCTTGCAGCAGCCGTCGCGGAAGAACCCGGTGAGCGGGTCGAAGGAGCAGGGCTGCAGCGGTTCGCCGAGTACGTTCAGATCAGACAAGAGATGCGCTTCCTTCCCGAGCCCGCGCCGAGCTCACGCTCCGCACGCCTGCGGGCGACATGACAGAACGCCCCCGCGATGGCTCGCGGAGGCGTTCTCGACAGGCAGGGAGGCTCCCTGCCGACAGGGCCAATCAGCTCGTCAGACGTCTCAGGCGTGGCTGCCAGCGAGCTTCTCGAGCGCCTGCACCCAGTGGTTGTCGGTGGCGAACTTCAGGTTCTTGTAGTCGTCAGAGGCGTAGTGCGGCTCGATGGTGATGCCGTGGGCACCCGGGTAGCCTTCGGTGTGCTGCTCGGCGATGACGGCTTCCTGAACGGCAGCCACCACCTCGCGCGCGGCTTCCTTGATGTGCTTGTCGCGAACCCGCCGGCTGTCGATGATCTGGTTGGCCATGTCGACGGCGTCGGTGTAGCCGCTGAACGACTGCGCCTGACCGATGAGCTCGCTGAGCACCTCGGGCTTGGTCTTGCTGTCGAGGATGGCGCTGCCCAGGTGGTCGAACGCCGTGGTGATGGCGGCGACCTTCGAGTTGTCGATGGCGCTCATGGTGGCGAGCACGTCGGGGCGGGTTGCCGCGCTCGACACGCCGAGCTGGGCGACCTCGCGGGGCGAGAGATCGATGGAGCGCTTGTTGGCCTCGCTCATGCGATGGATCAGCTCCGGGTTGAGGATCTTGGAGTAGGCCCAGCCGTCACCGCCCTCGGTCTTCTCAGAGGCGATGAGGTAGTCAGCGCAGTCCTTCACCTCGTGGGCGAACTCGGTGTTGGCCATGAGGCACGCGTCCATGCCGATGATGTCGAGCTTCTTGCCCGTGGCCTGCTGCGCCTTCTCGAAGGCCTCCCGAAGCATCGGCGAGGTCATCCAGGTGCCGCCCGCGCTCATGTCCTGCACGGCGCCGTTCCAGCCGTCGCCGTGGTCGGAGATGATGAGCATGGTGTGCTCAGCGGGGTACTGGGTCATGCCCCACGTGATGAAGTTGGCGAGGGTGTCGGGATTGGCCATGTCGATCTGGCCCATGTCCTCGAGCTTCGGCGAGCTGATCCCGTCCGGGTTCGGGGTCTCGGCCTTCTCGAGCAGGTAGCGCGCGGCGCCGATGTCATCGCCCTGGTCGACCTGGCAGGCCACTTTGGTGAAAGAGTCGGACCCGACGGTCTCGCACTCCTTGATGTCGTCGACCATGTACCGGGTCAGATTGTTGTCGGCTGCCGAGTACAGCAGCACGGTCCACTTCGCCTGCGCCGGATTGGTCTGCGTCGCGCCCACGTTCATCGTGTTGTCCTCCCGCTCTGTCGGGCGCGTCGCCGCAGCACTGCGCGCGGCTCGCCTCCCGCCGTGACATTGCACGGTCTTGTTGATTACTGTAGCGGGCAGAGGCGGCCGATCCCATAGACGAGATGTTACCGGATATCCAGGTTTTTTTCAGACGACACGGCTCACGCCGCAACAAGCGCCGACCGGCCGAGCCGTCGCGCGGTCACAGCGGCAGGCCCGGTCTCGGGCAGCAGCACGCCCCCCACGGCGAGAGCAGCCGAGCCGACCGCAAAGAGCACGAAGCCGGGCGCGAAGCTTCCCGTGGCCTCCTGCAGCCACCCCACAGCCAGGGGCGACACGAAAGACGCGAGATATGACGCGCTGTACACCACGCCGAGCATCAACGCAACCCGCCGAGGTGAGGCCCCGGGCAGCTCCATCGGAATGGTGAAGAGGGGCGCGACATACATGAAGAAGGCCGCGCCGAGGGCAACCGCCGAAGCCACGCGAACGGCGGGGGCGGCCGACAGGCAGAGGCCCAGGGCCGCGAAGGGCATGAGGGTTCCGGCCAGCACGATGAGGGGGCGTCGCAGCCCGAGTCGCGTGGTCAGCCAGCCGCCCACGAGCGCCGTGGGGATACCCACCATGTTGAAGAGGCCGGTGAGCTGGGCCGCGCCAGCGCGACTGAGCCCGAAGGCCCCCTGGAGATGGGTGGGAAGCCAGGTGTTCAGCGCCAGGTAGAGCGAGAGCGGTCCGGTGAAGGCCAGAGCCAGCACCCACGTCTCGCGGGTGCGGAGCACGTCTCGCAACGAGCCGCCGTCGTCGCTGCTGGCGCGGGCCGCCTCGACGGTCACGGCCTCACGGCCGAGCATGGCCCACAGCATCGCCGCCAGGGCGCACAGACCGCCCAGCATGACCA encodes the following:
- a CDS encoding DUF2237 domain-containing protein, with the translated sequence MSDLNVLGEPLQPCSFDPLTGFFRDGCCKTNEDDFGTHIVCARVSADFLAFSRSRGNDLSTPRPEWRFPGLKPGDQWCLCVTRWVEAFEAGVAPPVVLESTHKRALQYVELADLIMHAWRPGAAS
- a CDS encoding MFS transporter; this translates as MRAYRWVVEAVLFFTYFVFGISWLAWSPLMPEVERHFGVAHARAGLLVSLVSVAKAFVPLLAGLLAARLGLRRALLVGAGLAAVALVAPLMPGFDTLLAARLVFGVGGAIVVTLTGPMAMQWFSRDELPLVNGLNNVSVNTGVTVAMFAVPPLASRLGWQATLVMLGGLCALAAMLWAMLGREAVTVEAARASSDDGGSLRDVLRTRETWVLALAFTGPLSLYLALNTWLPTHLQGAFGLSRAGAAQLTGLFNMVGIPTALVGGWLTTRLGLRRPLIVLAGTLMPFAALGLCLSAAPAVRVASAVALGAAFFMYVAPLFTIPMELPGASPRRVALMLGVVYSASYLASFVSPLAVGWLQEATGSFAPGFVLFAVGSAALAVGGVLLPETGPAAVTARRLGRSALVAA